A genomic segment from Gossypium hirsutum isolate 1008001.06 chromosome D04, Gossypium_hirsutum_v2.1, whole genome shotgun sequence encodes:
- the LOC107899619 gene encoding uncharacterized protein isoform X2, with product MAEAPRGRVTITLGRSGQVVKRSGAASDDSLPVAGTKRSVRDRLGGNIDSSLLNGGQLNNKRQRGDGQRASLSDFHIGKDDLRFKLLQKSAFRRVQSDNNQKGMDLRQKLSRLGQPPVNSYETRQQMPDSKERIPEPRDRMPESRETSILGKIPSTRSMDDFPHVTTSSSYSPWTLDHLRQRSPDRVMGASRGLSPPRNVELQRRPVGRTYDDVRTVPYMGKDVADALRPVSTASFVTKSTLPTTSAKPMPPGPPIPSTVPPSNIVQKSSYLGDEQQTVEGLLHSLGLGKYAIIFKAEEVDMTALKQMGENDLKELGIPMGPRKKILLALLPRSKRQP from the exons ATGGCAGAGGCTCCCCGGGGCCGTGTTACTATTACTCTCGGACGTAGTGGCCAG GTTGTGAAGAGGTCCGGAGCTGCATCGGATGATTCTCTTCCTGTTGCTGGAACTAAGCGGTCTGTAAGGGATAGATTAGGAGGCAATATAGATAGTTCCTTGTTGAATGGCGGTCAGCTCAACAACAAAAG ACAAAGAGGCGATGGTCAAAGAGCAAGTTTGAGTG atttccaCATTGGTAAAGATGACCTCCGGTTTAAACTCCTGCAAAAGAGTGCATTTAGACGGGTTCAGAGTGACAATAACCAGAAGGGTATGGACCTTCGTCAAAAGTTGTCAAGACTGGGACAGCCTCCAGTTAACAGTTATGAGACACGTCAGCAAATGCCTGATTCGAAGGAGAGAATACCTGAACCTAGAGATCGCATGCCTGAATCAAGGGAAACCAGTATCTTGGGGAAAATTCCTTCTACAAGAAGCATGGATGATTTCCCTCATGTGACCACATCAAGTTCTTATTCTCCTTGGACTTTAGATCATTTAAGACAAAGATCACCTGACAGAGTAATGGGTGCTTCTAGGGGTTTATCTCCTCCAAGAAATGTTGAGCTACAGAGAAGGCCAGTGGGCAGGACATATGATGATGTGAGGACAGTTCCATACATGGGCAAAgatgttgctgatgctctaaggcCTGTGAGTACAGCATCTTTTGTTACAAAGTCCACTTTGCCTACAACTTCAGCTAAGCCTATGCCACCAGGGCCCCCAATTCCAAGTACAGTTCCTCCAAGCAATATTGTACAAAAAAGTTCATACTTG GGTGATGAACAACAAACTGTTGAAGGCTTGCTACATTCCCTGGGACTGGGAAAATATGCTATTATATTCAAGGCAGAGGAA GTGGATATGACTGCATTGAAACAGATGGGGGAAAACGACCTTAAAGAGCTGGGAATACCTATG GGCCCTAGGAAAAAGATTCTTCTTGCTCTCTTGCCTCGTTCCAAAAGGCAACCAtga
- the LOC107899619 gene encoding uncharacterized protein isoform X1 translates to MAEAPRGRVTITLGRSGQVVKRSGAASDDSLPVAGTKRSVRDRLGGNIDSSLLNGGQLNNKRQRGDGQRASLSDFHIGKDDLRFKLLQKSAFRRVQSDNNQKGMDLRQKLSRLGQPPVNSYETRQQMPDSKERIPEPRDRMPESRETSILGKIPSTRSMDDFPHVTTSSSYSPWTLDHLRQRSPDRVMGASRGLSPPRNVELQRRPVGRTYDDVRTVPYMGKDVADALRPVSTASFVTKSTLPTTSAKPMPPGPPIPSTVPPSNIVQKSSYLGDEQQTVEGLLHSLGLGKYAIIFKAEEVSNLVLWLNSCKGFHFLKKNGVHGRQCYLLMVDMTALKQMGENDLKELGIPMGPRKKILLALLPRSKRQP, encoded by the exons ATGGCAGAGGCTCCCCGGGGCCGTGTTACTATTACTCTCGGACGTAGTGGCCAG GTTGTGAAGAGGTCCGGAGCTGCATCGGATGATTCTCTTCCTGTTGCTGGAACTAAGCGGTCTGTAAGGGATAGATTAGGAGGCAATATAGATAGTTCCTTGTTGAATGGCGGTCAGCTCAACAACAAAAG ACAAAGAGGCGATGGTCAAAGAGCAAGTTTGAGTG atttccaCATTGGTAAAGATGACCTCCGGTTTAAACTCCTGCAAAAGAGTGCATTTAGACGGGTTCAGAGTGACAATAACCAGAAGGGTATGGACCTTCGTCAAAAGTTGTCAAGACTGGGACAGCCTCCAGTTAACAGTTATGAGACACGTCAGCAAATGCCTGATTCGAAGGAGAGAATACCTGAACCTAGAGATCGCATGCCTGAATCAAGGGAAACCAGTATCTTGGGGAAAATTCCTTCTACAAGAAGCATGGATGATTTCCCTCATGTGACCACATCAAGTTCTTATTCTCCTTGGACTTTAGATCATTTAAGACAAAGATCACCTGACAGAGTAATGGGTGCTTCTAGGGGTTTATCTCCTCCAAGAAATGTTGAGCTACAGAGAAGGCCAGTGGGCAGGACATATGATGATGTGAGGACAGTTCCATACATGGGCAAAgatgttgctgatgctctaaggcCTGTGAGTACAGCATCTTTTGTTACAAAGTCCACTTTGCCTACAACTTCAGCTAAGCCTATGCCACCAGGGCCCCCAATTCCAAGTACAGTTCCTCCAAGCAATATTGTACAAAAAAGTTCATACTTG GGTGATGAACAACAAACTGTTGAAGGCTTGCTACATTCCCTGGGACTGGGAAAATATGCTATTATATTCAAGGCAGAGGAAGTAAGTAACCTAGTTCTATGGTTAAACTCTTGTAAaggatttcattttttaaagaaaaacggTGTTCATGGGAGGCAGTGTTATTTATTGATG GTGGATATGACTGCATTGAAACAGATGGGGGAAAACGACCTTAAAGAGCTGGGAATACCTATG GGCCCTAGGAAAAAGATTCTTCTTGCTCTCTTGCCTCGTTCCAAAAGGCAACCAtga